In Aspergillus fumigatus Af293 chromosome 4, whole genome shotgun sequence, one genomic interval encodes:
- a CDS encoding phosphate transporter yields MGKIKRLYKTDRAQDFDHEQDRHVRMRQIYETIDRQGYQWIVVFVAGVGFFLDGYTLFASNMALPMVSYVYWQNNLSSKKLTYINIATLAGTLFGQVLFGYLADRNGRKKMYGVELMLMITSTLGVVMSSTGENGSMDVFAWLVWWRLVVGVGVGADYPLSAVITSEFAPAKHRARMMASVFFMQPLGQIAGNIVTLIVVAVGKNQQHDDLIRTFDIMWRWVIGIGVVPGVIATLFRVVIPETPRFLLEIEDDPVKAEFDATTLFNETPSLDPEDTWRDLPMPAMSVTSQCFSEGRSPSQTEILQPATLNSHWHLTRKDITQYFWTEGNWRTLVGTALSWLLLDFGFYGIGLSSPQFLAKTWGSLNIHGRAPVWKTDDDPNANVFDMFMNSSIHALVILNIGSFVGGLLMILCSHKIDRTALQKYGFLALAAHFIAVGTMFITVHKEGPVAVILYIIGQLLFNFGPNATTYIIPAEVFPTRYRATCHGISAGAGKLGSILVQVFSSYYNFGTGPGEEPTIRHGWILIVFSACMILGAAVTHFWIPPVQRDAAGKGQLWGGRHESLETLALGRLGWRSRYAVKKAARPAQVSAFSYELR; encoded by the exons ATGGGAAAGATCAAACGGTTGTATAAAACCGATCGGGCTCAGGATTTTGACCATGAGCAG GACCGCCATGTTCGCATGCGACAAATCTACGAGACCATCGATAGACAAGGATATCAATGGATTGTCGTCTTCGTGGCCGGGGTCGGCTTCTTTCTCGATGGATATACA CTCTTCGCGAGTAACATGGCCCTCCCTATGGTCAGCTACGTCTACTGGCAAAACAACCTCTCGTCCAAGAAACTCACCTACATCAATATCGCGACTCTGGCCGGCACGCTCTTCGGACAGGTCCTCTTTGGCTATCTGGCGGACCGCAACGGGCGGAAGAAGATGTACGGGGTggagctgatgctgatgatcaCGTCAACGCTGGGTGTCGTCATGTCCTCGACCGGAGAGAATGGGAGCATGGATGTGTTTGCCTGGTTGGTTTGGTGGAGACTGGTGGTGGGAGTTGGGGTCGGGGCGGATTATCCCCTCAGTGCTGTCATCACCTCGGA ATTCGCTCCGGCCAAGCATCGCGCCCGCATGATGGCCAGCGTCTTCTTCATGCAGCCACTGGGACAAATCGCGGGAAACATCGTCACCCTGATCGTGGTGGCCGTCGGCAAGAACCAGCAGCACGACGACCTCATCCGCACCTTTGATATCATGTGGCGGTGGGTCATCGGAATCGGCGTTGTGCCGGGTGTGATCGCGACGCTTTTCCGGGTCGTCATCCCCGAAACGCCGCGCTTCCTGCTCGAGATCGAAGACGACCCCGTCAAGGCCGAGTTCGACGCCACCACCCTCTTCAACGAGACCCCGTCGCTGGACCCCGAGGACACCTGGCGGGACCTCCCCATGCCGGCCATGTCCGTCACGAGCCAGTGCTTCAGCGAAGGCCGCTCGCCCTCGCAGACCGAGATCCTCCAGCCCGCCACCCTCAACTCGCACTGGCATCTGACCCGCAAGGACATCACCCAGTACTTCTGGACGGAAGGCAACTGGCGCACCCTTGTCGGCACCGCGCTGTCCTGGCTCCTGCTCGATTTTGGCTTCTACGGCATCGGACTCTCGAGCCCGCAGTTCCTGGCCAAAACGTGGGGGTCCCTGAACATCCACGGCCGGGCGCCCGTGTGGAAAACCGACGACGACCCCAACGCCAACGTCTTTGACATGTTCATGAACAGCTCGATCCACGCgctcgtcatcctcaacaTCGGCAGCTTCGTCGGCGGCCTGCTCATGATCCTCTGCAGCCACAAGATCGACCGCACCGCACTGCAAAAGTACGGCTTCCTCGCTCTGGCCGCGCACTTTATCGCCGTCGGCACAATGTTCATCACCGTCCACAAAGAAGGGCCCGTGGCGGTCATCCTATACATCATCGGACAGCTCCTGTTCAACTTTG GCCCCAATGCAACCACATACATCATCCCCGCCGAAGTCTTCCCCACGCGCTACCGCGCCACCTGCCACGGCATCagcgccggcgccggcaaGCTCGGCTCCATCCTCGTCCAGGTCTTCTCGTCGTACTACAACTTCGGCACCGGGCCCGGCGAGGAGCCCACCATCCGCCACGGCTGGATCCTGATCGTCTTCAGCGCGTGCATGATCCTTGGCGCCGCCGTCACGCATTTCTGGATCCCGCCTGTCCAGCGCGACGCCGCCGGCAAAGGCCAGTTGTGGGGCGGGAGGCACGAGTCGCTTGAGACGCTGGCGCTGGGCCGACTGGGGTGGAGGAGTCGGTATGCGGTTAAGAAGGCCGCGCGGCCGGCGCAGGTGTCGGCGTTTTCGTACGAGCTTCGTTGA
- a CDS encoding DUF1772 domain-containing protein, which translates to MSDFPTAFRAAQILGLTGAAWLSGNIFSLSFIPNPALIQTLHEKQVTPSAAARLWAGIYSAGKTQNPPIAAATAAVFFYLSWSVRDGTALSLVAAPNSSFLYAVSGLLTVGIVPYTFAFMMGTNRSLEAKVGSKDDSEATRTEVESLMERWGVLNAVRGAFPLVGAVVAAVAAMP; encoded by the exons ATGAGCGATTTCCCAACCGCATTCCGCGCAGCCCAAATCCTAGGCTTGACAGGCGCCGCCTGGCTCTCAG GCAACATATTCTCCCTAAGCTTCATACCCAACCCTGCTCTCATTCAAACCCTCCACGAAAAACAAGTCaccccctccgccgccgccagaCTCTGGGCCGGCATCTACAGCGCCGGCAAGACGCAGAACCCGCCCATTGcggccgccaccgccgcagTCTTCTTCTACCTGTCCTGGTCTGTCCGTGATGGAACGGCGTTGTCGCTGGTTGCAGCGCCGAACAGTAGTTTCCTGTATGCTGTGTCGGGGTTGTTGACCGTGGGGATTGTTCCGTATACGTTTGCGTTTATGATGGGGACGAATCGGTCGCTGGAGGCGAAGGTGGGGTCTAAGGATGACAGTGAGGCGACGAGGACGGAGGTCGAGTCGCTTATGGAGAGATGGGGCGTGTTGAATGCTGTGAGGGGCGCGTTCCCCTTGGTTGGGGCGGTGGTTGCGGCTGTCGCTGCGATGCCTTGA
- a CDS encoding SET domain-containing protein gives MKYYNQSQSSRALEMIVQAYWIECYEARIAVIRLENPHLSSTEARVTALKEACAVLSWKEKDLRNRMAIWRGYKEIKDAGGWPALIFASSGVYRFCKYRTGFSEGFSTRLRHIRSSLEVAADTLHPEWRDLLHVIGQGDTRRQYHGHPHEWVTVTGAPALPLHATYAHLNLPNGFVYRFIDECVLDTTVFGEEDPRRVPDLDPDICQVCKSKQADDVEQNQCSCFPALFGGVKGPAPVQIFSTASGKNNGVVARVNFDRGAAIGEFVGLITNGISGVDVMVGGTKSRTYQIYQGEMGNFTRFINHSCRPNSQFQRFYWRGQERIIVVSRGVVAGREITVDYSDHYWKQLNKVCLCGELCCRFRESNR, from the exons ATGAAATACTACAATCAGAGCCAGTCGTCTCGCGCCTTGGAGATGATCGTCCAGGCCTACTGGATTGAATGCTATGAAGCACGTATTGCCGTCATCCGGCTGGAGAACCCGCATTTATCCAGTACTGAGGCACGAGTGACTGCACTGAAAGAGGCCTGTGCAGTCCTCAGCTGGAAGGAAAAGGACCTCCGAAACAGAAT GGCAATCTGGCGTGGGtacaaggaaatcaaagatgCAGGCGGCTGGCCCGCCCTGATCTTCGCCAGCTCCGGCGTCTACCGGTTCTGCAAATACCGCACCGGCTTTAGCGAGGGTTTCTCGACGCGTCTGCGCCATATCCGGTCGAGTCTGGAAGTTGCAGCCGACACCCTCCACCCCGAATGGAGGGATCTGTTGCACGTCATCGGCCAGGGGGATACCCGGCGCCAGTACCATGGCCACCCCCATGAGTGGGTGACAGTCACAGGAGCGCCAGCACTACCCCTGCACGCGACCTATGCGCATCTCAATCTGCCGAACGGGTTCGTATATCGCTTCATTGACGAGTGTGTGCTCGATACGACAGTATTTGGGGAGGAAGATCCCCGTCGTGTACCCGATCTGGATCCGGATATCTGCCAGGTCTGCAAGTCGAAACAGGCGGACGACGTCGAACAGAACCAATGCTCGTGTTTTCCGGCGCTATTCGGAGGCGTCAAGGGACCGGCTCCTGTTCAGATATTCAGTACCGCCAGCGGAAAGAACAATGGCGTAGTGGCCCGTGTG aaCTTTGACCGCGGGGCGGCCATCGGCGAATTCGTCGGGCTTATAACAAATGGCATCTCGGGCGTAGATGTCATGGTAGGCGGCACAAAGAGCAGGACGTACCAGATCTACCAGGGCGAGATGGGCAACTTCACCCGGTTTATCAATCATTCCTGCCGGCCCAACAGCCAGTTCCAGCGGTTCTACTGGCGCGGCCAGGAGCGAATCATTGTGGTTTCACGAGGTGTAGTAGCGGGGAGGGAGATCACAGTAGATTACTCGGACCATTATTGGAAGCAGTTGAATAAGGTCTGTCTGTGTGGGGAGTTGTGCTGTCGATTCAGAGAGTCGAATCGGTGA
- the smt1 gene encoding class I SAM-dependent methyltransferase, with product MMETQTTAPALASSRQCGRSSESSSSVDVIAQEKQKVAAAAASSKTSTASKDRPDLHNSASPKRWKTFWAAFRYLQHLTPKQVDDFMASYVIYNLDWSDEKQMIETLGPNYQEKVGDCLKAYYGVLNHLCALGDVEKMYIPPFMSKKATVLENQLLYEESIARDIGLGPGDKVLDLGCGRGRVAAHMTQFSGGAQVTGINIDPNQVAQAQKFNDKRGFQNKFVVQDFNSLPLPFEDESFDAFYQIQALSLCKDLTALFREIYRVVKPGAKISLLDWVSLPAYDPSNPEHAELMRRVKPLIGAVGTPTPEILERALVDAGFTVLRSDNASLDGLQAPLIDTVDFYFRSMRQVILGLVKVHALPYHFKTLINRLCLDGQAFVKMDRMRLCSTSYRIIAQKPSR from the coding sequence ATGATGGAAACACAGACCACAGCACCGGCCCTGGCGTCATCGCGCCAGTGCGGACGCAGCTCCGAGAGCAGTAGCTCCGTGGACGTCATTGCGCAAGAGAAGCAGAAGGTagccgcagcagcagcatcatcaaagacctCGACTGCAAGTAAAGACCGTCCGGACCTGCACAATTCAGCTTCCCCGAAGCGGTGGAAGACCTTCTGGGCCGCCTTCCGATACCTGCAGCACCTGACGCCCAAGCAGGTTGACGACTTCATGGCGTCATATGTCATCTATAACCTTGACTGGTCGGACGAGAAGCAGATGATCGAGACATTGGGGCCTAACTACCAGGAGAAAGTCGGCGACTGCCTCAAGGCGTACTATGGGGTGTTGAATCACCTGTGTGCGCTGGGCGACGTGGAGAAGATGTACATTCCGCCGTTCATGAGCAAGAAGGCGACCGTGCTGGAGAACCAGCTGCTGTACGAGGAATCGATCGCCCGTGACATCGGGCTTGGTCCCGGCGACAAGGTGTTGGATTTGGGTTGCGGCCGCGGGCGGGTGGCGGCGCACATGACGCAATTCTCCGGGGGTGCCCAGGTCACCGGCATCAACATCGACCCGAACCAGGTCGCGCAGGCGCAAAAGTTTAATGACAAGCGCGGATTCCAGAATAAGTTCGTCGTGCAGGATTTCAATTCGCTACCGTTGCCGTTCGAGGACGAGAGCTTCGACGCCTTCTACCAGATCCAGGCCCTGAGTCTGTGCAAGGACCTGACGGCGCTCTTCCGCGAGATCTACCGCGTCGTCAAGCCTGGCGCTAAGATCTCCCTGCTGGACTGGGTCAGCCTGCCGGCATACGACCCGTCGAACCCGGAGCATGCGGAGCTCATGCGTCGCGTCAAGCCTCTCATCGGCGCCGTCGGTACCCCCACCCCGGAGATTCTCGAGCGGGCGCTGGTCGATGCCGGCTTCACGGTGTTGCGCTCGGACAATGCCAGTCTGGATGGGTTGCAGGCGCCGCTGATCGACACGGTCGACTTTTACTTCCGGTCCATGCGACAGGTGATCCTGGGTCTGGTGAAGGTTCACGCACTGCCCTACCACTTCAAGACTCTGATCAACCGGCTGTGTCTGGATGGTCAGGCGTTTGTCAAGATGGACCGCATGCGCCTCTGCAGTACGAGTTACCGCATCATTGCTCAAAAGCCTTCGCGGTGA
- a CDS encoding flavin-containing monooxygenase, with amino-acid sequence MTVPITDHPSKDRIEPGSVNVPVGKFPQTASSTSVDAAELASEAIDQLNSALKQKNYKAVSDLFLEDAYWRDHLGLSWDYRTIKGRENIASFLEHSTRLVRVEIDQSSPFRAPHVGPIDAFGDVTGVEFFTTFANDVGNGRGVVRMAEKDGVWKIFTIFTTLQEIKGHEEAVNASRPLGVQHGAQVGRRNWQDRRTSDFEFEEKTPVVLVVGAGQSGLTVAARLKMLNVDTLVIDEEDRIGDNWRRRYHQLVLHDPVWFDHMPYLPFPSSWPVFTPKDKLAEFFEAYAKLLELNVWTRTTLKSSSWSDDKKQWTVFLERRRADGSVESRTFHPQHVIQATGHSGKKSLPRFKGMESFKGDRLCHSSDFTEANPASKGKKAVVVGSGNSGHDIAQEFYEKGYDVSMVQRSTTCVISSESIVEIGLKSLYGEGGPPTEDSDLYLWSIPTELFKAQQIKVTAAQNQRDAAILQALDKAGFKLDMGSDNAGLLMKYLSRGGGYYIDVGGSRLIADGKIKVKQGQEITEVLPHGLQFADGTQLEADEIVFATGYQNMKTQARAIFGDEVADRIDSVWGFNEEGEMRTIWRQSGHPGFWFMGGNLALCRYYSRLLALQIKALVEGITTHGAK; translated from the exons ATGACCGTTCCCATCACTGATCATCCTTCCAAGGATCGGATCGAACCAGGCTCTGTCAATGTGCCCGTTGGAAAGTTTCCCCAAACTGCCTCCTCCACATCTGTTGATGCTGCCGAGCTCGCTTCAGAGGCGATTGATCAACTGAATAGTGCTCTAAAGCAGAAAAACTACAAGGCCGTCTCGGATCTGTTTCTCGAGGACGCCTACTGGCGGGACCATTTAGGTCTGTCGTGGGATTACCGAACCATCAAAGGTAGAGAGAACATCGCCAGCTTCCTCGAGCATTCCACACGGCTGGTCCGGGTTGAGATTGACCAGTCATCACCCTTCCGTGCGCCTCATGTCGGCCCAATTGATGCGTTCGGCGATGTCACCGGTGTGGAGTTCTTCACTACTTTCGCAAACGATGTAGGGAATGGAAGGGGTGTGGTCCGcatggcggagaaggacGGCGTCTGGAAAATCTTCACTATCTTCACGACCCTCCAGGAGATCAAGGGGCATGAAGAGGCCGTGAACGCCAGTCGACCACTGGGTGTTCAGCATGGGGCGCAAGTAGGTAGAAGGAACTGGCAGGATAGGAGGACCTCCGACTTTGAGTTCGAGGAAAAGACCCCAGTGGTCCTGGTCGTTG GCGCTGGTCAATCTGGACTTACGGTCGCCGCTCGTCTCAAGATGCTCAATGTCGACACACTGGTcattgatgaggaggatcGCATCGGAGACAACTGGCGGCGGAGGTATCATCAGCTCGTGCTACATGACCCCGTGTGGTTCGATCATATGCCGTACCTGCCCTTCCCTTCGAGTTGGCCGGTCTTCACCCCGAAGGACAAGTTAGCCGAGTTCTTCGAAGCGTATGccaagcttcttgaactcaACGTGTGGACGCGGACGACGCTCAAATCGTCTTCGTGGAGCGATGATAAAAAGCAGTGGACGGTCTTTCTGGAAAGACGACGCGCCGACGGCTCCGTCGAGAGCCGTACCTTTCATCCGCAGCACGTCATCCAAGCCACCGGCCACTCCGGAAAGAAGAGTCTTCCCCGGTTCAAGGGGATGGAGTCGTTCAAAGGTGATCGCCTCTGCCACAGCTCCGATTTTACCGAAGCGAATCCCGCGTCCAAGGGCAAGAAAGCGGTGGTCGTTGGATCCGGTAACTCGGGCCACGACATTGCGCAGGAGTTTTACGAAAAGGGTTACGACGTCTCGATGGTGCAGCGGAGCACTACATGTGTGATTTCATCCGAATCAATTGTCGAGATCGGGCTCAAGAGCCTCTACGGGGAGGGTGGGCCCCCGACCGAAGACTCGGACCTGTACCTGTGGAGCATCCCGACCGAGCTGTTCAAGGCGCAGCAGATCAAGGTGACTGCCGCTCAGAATCAACGCGATGCCGCGATCCTCCAAGCTTTGGACAAGGCCGGTTTCAAGCTCGATATGGGCTCGGACAACGCCGGTCTCCTGATGAAGTACCTGTCGCGGGGCGGCGGCTACTACATCGACGTGGGCGGCAGCCGGCTCATCGCGGACGGCAAGATAAAGGTCAAGCAGGGCCAGGAGATCACCGAGGTTCTCCCCCACGGACTTCAGTTCGCAGATGGCACGCAGCTGGAGGCGGACGAGATCGTCTTTGCCACCGGCTACCAGAACATGAAGACGCAAGCGCGAGCCATCTTCGGTGACGAGGTCGCCGATCGGATCGATAGCGTCTGGGGATTCAATGAGGAAGGCGAGATGCGCACGATCTGGCGGCAGAGCGGTCATCCCGGATTCTGGTTTATGGGCGGCAACCTGGCGCTCTGCCGGTACTATTCGCGGTTGTTGGCCCTGCAGATCAAGGCCCTGGTGGAAGGCATCACCACCCATGGAGCGAAGTAG